A window of the Cystobacter fuscus genome harbors these coding sequences:
- a CDS encoding response regulator, producing MYDPSQRIILLVEDNADDELMTLRAFRKSNIHNPVVVVRDGAEAIDYLFIQGKHANRNPDIRPQVILLDLHLPRIDGLEVLRRIRAHEQTRTLPVVVLTSSKEERDLVDSYQLGVNSFVHKPVDVTSFFEAVRQLGMYWLVLNEMPLPRRGP from the coding sequence ATGTATGATCCCAGCCAACGCATCATCCTGCTCGTCGAGGACAACGCCGACGACGAGCTGATGACCCTGCGAGCCTTCCGCAAGAGCAACATCCACAACCCGGTGGTCGTCGTGCGCGATGGGGCCGAGGCGATCGACTACCTCTTCATCCAGGGCAAGCACGCGAACAGGAATCCGGACATCCGGCCCCAGGTCATCCTGTTGGATCTCCACCTGCCGCGCATCGACGGGCTGGAGGTGCTGCGGCGCATCCGCGCCCACGAGCAGACCCGGACCCTGCCCGTGGTCGTCCTCACCTCCTCCAAGGAGGAGAGGGATCTGGTGGACAGCTATCAGCTCGGGGTCAACAGCTTCGTGCACAAGCCGGTGGACGTCACCTCCTTCTTCGAGGCGGTGCGGCAGCTCGGCATGTACTGGCTCGTCCTCAACGAGATGCCGCTTCCACGACGCGGCCCCTGA
- a CDS encoding PAS domain-containing sensor histidine kinase: MTIPSFTMTSPDEMATLLFQVEYLDMLRAILDSASEGMSVVDTTGRRLYMNEQCHKLLGISPTDPAPDDWSEEYGLFLPDTRTLCPSERLPMHRAFQTEEAAEEELFVRNRAIPEGRYIHVSARPIRDRQGKHLGAVLYVRDIHEQRLAEAERRRTELRFQRIVEAAQEGLWMIDGARRVTYVNRFAAELLGYTPEEIIGRDLYEFLGQEEVRRTQETIEVQRQGQTVLINEFKMLHKDGTHIWTMISTCPLNDEGGSYEGSLAIVIDIRHRREAEQQVHQLNAQLERRIAERTAQLEFSNRELEAFAYSVAHDLRTPLRSISNFTLALTEDCADKLDATGLDYVQRIRAASRRMADLIDGILSLSRVNRTEFIETDVDLSTLAHTIREQLQRWQPQRTARFHIQEGLVDRGDAQLLGAMLENLLGNAWKFSRGREVAEIEFGTLPPREGPRVYFVRDNGDGFDMEYQKKLFGVFQRLHTQQEFEGNGVGLATVQRIIQRHGGDVWGEGRVGQGATFYFTLHAPAGQHASRPPAPESPRTPPHV; encoded by the coding sequence CGAATACCTGGACATGCTGCGCGCCATCCTCGACAGCGCCTCCGAGGGCATGTCCGTCGTCGACACGACGGGCCGCCGGCTCTACATGAATGAGCAGTGCCACAAACTGCTCGGCATCTCGCCCACGGACCCCGCCCCGGACGACTGGAGCGAGGAGTACGGGCTCTTCCTCCCGGACACGCGGACGCTGTGCCCTTCCGAGCGGCTCCCGATGCACCGCGCCTTCCAGACCGAGGAGGCCGCCGAGGAGGAGCTCTTCGTGCGCAACCGAGCCATCCCGGAAGGCCGGTACATCCACGTGAGCGCCAGACCCATCCGCGACCGCCAGGGAAAACACCTGGGCGCCGTGCTCTACGTGCGAGACATCCACGAGCAGCGTCTGGCCGAGGCCGAGCGGCGTCGCACCGAGCTGCGCTTCCAGCGCATCGTGGAGGCCGCCCAGGAGGGCCTCTGGATGATCGACGGCGCCCGGCGCGTCACCTACGTCAACCGCTTCGCGGCCGAGCTGCTGGGTTACACGCCCGAGGAAATCATCGGCAGGGACCTCTACGAGTTCCTCGGGCAGGAGGAAGTCCGCCGCACCCAGGAGACCATCGAGGTGCAGCGCCAGGGACAGACCGTCCTCATCAATGAGTTCAAGATGTTGCACAAGGATGGAACGCACATCTGGACCATGATCTCCACCTGCCCGCTCAACGACGAGGGCGGCAGCTACGAGGGCTCGCTGGCCATCGTCATCGACATCCGCCACCGGCGCGAGGCCGAGCAGCAGGTGCACCAGCTCAATGCGCAGTTGGAGCGCCGCATCGCCGAGCGCACCGCCCAGCTCGAGTTCTCCAATCGCGAGCTGGAGGCCTTCGCCTACTCCGTGGCGCATGACTTGCGCACCCCCCTGCGCAGCATCTCCAACTTCACCCTCGCGCTGACGGAGGACTGCGCGGACAAGCTGGATGCCACCGGCCTGGACTACGTCCAGCGCATCCGCGCCGCCTCGCGGCGCATGGCCGATCTCATCGACGGCATCCTCTCGCTCTCGCGCGTCAACCGCACCGAGTTCATCGAGACGGACGTCGACCTGTCCACCCTGGCGCACACCATCCGCGAGCAGCTCCAGCGCTGGCAGCCCCAGCGCACCGCGCGCTTCCACATCCAGGAAGGGCTGGTGGACCGCGGGGACGCCCAGTTGCTGGGTGCGATGCTGGAGAACCTGCTGGGCAATGCCTGGAAGTTCTCCCGGGGCCGGGAGGTGGCGGAGATCGAGTTCGGCACCCTCCCGCCACGGGAGGGCCCGCGCGTCTACTTCGTCCGGGACAACGGGGACGGCTTCGACATGGAGTACCAGAAGAAGCTCTTCGGCGTGTTCCAGCGGCTGCACACCCAGCAGGAGTTCGAGGGCAATGGCGTGGGGCTCGCCACCGTGCAGCGCATCATCCAGCGCCACGGAGGAGACGTCTGGGGCGAGGGGCGCGTGGGACAGGGCGCCACCTTCTACTTCACCCTCCACGCGCCCGCCGGACAGCACGCCAGTCGCCCACCCGCTCCCGAATCCCCGAGGACCCCCCCCCATGTATGA